The Chryseobacterium aureum genome contains a region encoding:
- a CDS encoding glycoside hydrolase family 43 protein, with product MKKSKYLFPEDYMADPSVHVFEDKLYIYPSHDRESGIEENDNGDHFDMNDYHVFSMDDVENGEIKDHGAVLSVKDIPWAGRQLWDCDVAFKDGKYYMYFPLKDQNDIFRIGVAVSDKPYGPFIPEKHPMMGSYSIDPCIFEDNGKYYMYFGGIWGGQLQRYRDNKALESAVIPENNEPAIHSKVALLSDDMLQFAEAPKDVVIIDENGQPLLHGDKHRFFEASWMHHYNGTYYFSYSTGDTHLICYATGDNPYGPFTFQGEILTPVVGWTTHHSIVEFKGKWYLFFHDSVPSGGKTWLRSMKVIELEYDHEGKIKTIEGLEDGHTNH from the coding sequence ATGAAAAAATCAAAATATTTATTCCCGGAAGATTATATGGCAGATCCTTCCGTTCATGTTTTTGAAGATAAACTGTATATCTATCCCTCCCATGACAGAGAAAGCGGAATTGAAGAAAATGACAACGGAGATCATTTTGATATGAATGACTACCATGTCTTCTCAATGGATGATGTAGAAAATGGGGAAATTAAAGACCATGGTGCAGTACTTTCGGTGAAAGATATTCCATGGGCGGGAAGACAGCTCTGGGACTGTGATGTAGCCTTTAAAGACGGTAAATATTACATGTATTTTCCTTTAAAGGATCAGAATGATATTTTCAGGATCGGCGTTGCAGTGAGTGATAAGCCCTATGGTCCCTTCATTCCGGAAAAACATCCGATGATGGGAAGTTACAGCATTGATCCCTGTATTTTTGAAGATAACGGAAAATATTATATGTACTTCGGAGGCATCTGGGGCGGGCAATTGCAGCGCTACAGAGACAATAAAGCGCTTGAATCTGCAGTAATTCCTGAAAATAATGAGCCTGCAATCCATTCAAAGGTTGCTCTTTTGAGTGATGACATGCTTCAGTTTGCCGAAGCGCCTAAAGACGTTGTTATTATTGATGAAAACGGACAGCCGCTGCTTCATGGGGATAAGCACCGGTTTTTTGAAGCTTCCTGGATGCATCATTACAACGGTACCTATTATTTTTCTTATTCTACGGGAGACACCCATCTTATCTGTTATGCAACAGGTGACAATCCTTACGGTCCGTTTACTTTCCAGGGTGAAATTCTTACTCCGGTCGTAGGCTGGACTACCCATCACAGCATTGTAGAGTTCAAAGGAAAATGGTATCTGTTTTTCCACGATTCTGTTCCGAGCGGAGGAAAAACATGGCTGAGAAGTATGAAGGTTATTGAACTGGAATATGATCATGAGGGGAAAATCAAAACTATTGAAGGTCTGGAAGACGGCCATACCAATCATTAA
- a CDS encoding glycoside hydrolase family 127 protein: protein MTPKFSFIVLCFVSFTSAQVKKKIHYFPLETVKLSESVFSRAMLADRKYILEMDPDRLLAPYLKEAGLNPKAYNYPNWENTGLDGHIGGHYISALSLMYASTGDSSIKKRIEYMIDELERCQKTSPEGYISGVPDGKKIWKEIKEGNIRASGFGLNDRWVPLYNIHKLYAGLRDAYWYAKSEKAKTMLVRLTDWMLNEVSGLSDDQIQDMLRSEHGGLNEVFADVYEITHSKKYLLLAQRFSHQAVITPLLAGEDKLTGLHANTQIPKVIGYKRIADLQNNKSWSSAADFFWHNVTEKRSSVIGGNSVSEHFNPVNDFSGMIKSIEGPETCNTYNMLKLTKELYATLPESYYIDYYEKALYNHILSTENHDQGGFVYFTPMRPGHYRVYSQPQTSFWCCVGSGMENHAKYGEMIYAWSEKDLYVNLFIPSTLTWKKEKVVLRQVNNFPEVPETTLIFDAVGKSAFDLKLRCPQWTNPAEVEILINGKPEKVQLGSDGYFTLNKKWTKGDVVKMILPMHLSAEQLPDHSNYYAFKYGPVVLAAKYGTENQQGLLADDSRGGHIAHGPQIPLNEIPVILGNSSEVVDHVTPLGTSMNFVIKGLYPSEKFGKGFSLVPFYNIQAERYILYWPQADKNEIENMLKQKAKEEEETRKIDRITADKIQLGEQQPESDHFIESKDSGTGYMEDRHFRDAGGWFSYQMKNKTGNALYLYLLYFDANPNRTLNIEINGKKITDQNMEGKSGSSPQYLVIPIPDSEKDKENLTVKFLAKEKSATAKVIEIRLLTGDYEKK from the coding sequence ATGACTCCAAAGTTTTCATTTATTGTATTGTGTTTTGTTTCATTTACCTCGGCGCAGGTGAAGAAGAAAATTCATTATTTTCCTTTGGAAACGGTAAAGTTATCAGAAAGTGTTTTCAGCAGAGCCATGTTGGCAGACCGTAAATATATCCTGGAGATGGATCCGGACAGGCTGCTGGCACCTTATCTTAAAGAAGCAGGACTGAATCCCAAGGCTTATAATTACCCCAACTGGGAAAATACAGGACTGGATGGCCACATAGGAGGGCATTACATTTCCGCATTATCTCTTATGTACGCTTCTACAGGAGATTCCAGTATCAAAAAACGGATTGAGTATATGATTGATGAACTGGAACGCTGTCAGAAGACATCTCCGGAAGGATATATCTCAGGAGTTCCGGATGGAAAAAAAATCTGGAAAGAAATTAAAGAAGGAAACATACGGGCTTCTGGCTTTGGACTGAATGACCGCTGGGTGCCGTTGTATAATATTCATAAGCTGTATGCGGGATTACGGGATGCCTATTGGTATGCAAAAAGTGAAAAAGCTAAAACAATGCTTGTCCGACTTACAGATTGGATGCTAAATGAAGTATCCGGTCTTTCTGATGATCAGATACAGGATATGCTGCGAAGCGAGCACGGGGGGCTTAACGAAGTTTTTGCAGATGTCTACGAGATTACCCACAGCAAAAAATACCTGCTGCTGGCGCAACGGTTTTCTCATCAGGCTGTTATTACTCCCCTTTTGGCAGGAGAAGATAAGCTTACAGGTCTTCATGCCAATACACAGATTCCCAAAGTAATTGGTTACAAACGTATTGCTGATCTTCAGAATAATAAGTCCTGGAGCAGTGCTGCTGATTTTTTCTGGCATAATGTAACCGAAAAGAGATCCTCAGTTATCGGCGGAAACAGCGTCAGTGAGCATTTTAACCCTGTCAATGATTTCAGCGGCATGATCAAAAGTATTGAAGGTCCGGAAACCTGCAATACCTATAATATGCTCAAGCTTACGAAAGAACTTTATGCAACGCTGCCGGAATCCTATTATATAGATTACTACGAAAAAGCATTATACAATCATATCCTTTCCACGGAAAATCATGATCAGGGAGGGTTCGTTTATTTTACGCCGATGCGTCCGGGGCACTACCGTGTCTATTCACAGCCCCAGACCAGCTTTTGGTGCTGCGTAGGTTCCGGAATGGAAAATCACGCCAAATATGGAGAAATGATTTATGCCTGGTCGGAAAAAGATCTGTATGTTAACTTATTTATTCCTTCCACGCTTACATGGAAAAAGGAAAAAGTGGTGCTTCGTCAGGTTAATAACTTTCCGGAAGTTCCTGAAACAACATTGATCTTTGATGCCGTGGGAAAATCAGCATTTGATTTAAAATTGAGATGTCCGCAATGGACCAACCCTGCGGAAGTAGAAATTCTGATCAATGGAAAACCGGAAAAAGTACAGCTTGGTTCCGACGGTTATTTTACACTGAATAAAAAATGGACAAAAGGGGATGTCGTAAAAATGATTCTACCTATGCATCTTTCTGCAGAACAGCTGCCTGACCATTCCAATTATTATGCATTTAAATACGGACCTGTAGTACTTGCTGCAAAATACGGAACCGAAAACCAGCAGGGACTTCTTGCTGATGACAGTAGAGGCGGCCATATTGCTCATGGGCCGCAGATTCCCTTAAACGAAATTCCTGTGATCCTTGGAAATTCATCTGAGGTTGTGGATCATGTAACGCCTTTGGGCACATCAATGAACTTTGTTATTAAGGGGCTTTATCCGTCTGAAAAATTCGGAAAAGGATTTAGTCTTGTACCGTTTTACAATATTCAGGCAGAAAGATACATTCTGTACTGGCCGCAGGCGGACAAAAACGAAATAGAAAATATGCTGAAGCAAAAGGCAAAAGAAGAAGAGGAGACAAGAAAGATTGATAGGATCACAGCAGATAAAATTCAGCTTGGTGAGCAGCAGCCAGAGTCTGATCATTTTATTGAAAGCAAAGATTCAGGAACAGGATATATGGAAGACCGGCATTTCCGTGATGCGGGAGGATGGTTCAGCTATCAGATGAAAAACAAAACAGGAAACGCTTTGTATCTTTATCTGCTTTATTTTGATGCCAATCCCAATCGTACCTTGAATATTGAGATCAATGGTAAAAAAATCACTGATCAGAATATGGAAGGAAAGTCTGGAAGTTCACCTCAATATCTGGTTATTCCCATACCGGATTCAGAAAAGGATAAAGAAAATCTTACCGTAAAATTTTTGGCAAAAGAAAAATCAGCAACAGCTAAAGTCATCGAAATCCGTTTACTGACCGGGGATTACGAAAAGAAATAA
- a CDS encoding endo-1,4-beta-xylanase has product MKRILMGLAAITASGLSAQKSDGSLKKAFQDKFYIGTAMSLPQIDGTDQKAAAIIRKQFSSIVAENCMKSMFLQPQEGKFFFDDADRFVDFGRKNKMFIIGHTLVWHSQLPPWFFVDSNGKDVSPEVLKQRMKNHITTVVSRYKGKVKGWDVVNEAILEDGSYRKSKFYEILGEDFITLAFQYAQEADPDAELYYNDYNEWYPEKVKAVIKMVEKLKSKGIRIDGVGMQSHVGMDNPSMDEYEKAMVDYSNAGVKVNITEMEISALPSPWGSSANVSDTVAYQKEMNPYTKGLPPDVETKWEKRYLDFFGLFLKHKDKIRRVTLWGVTDKQSWKNDFPVKGRTDYPLLFDRKDQEKPVVQKIIKLAERN; this is encoded by the coding sequence ATGAAACGTATTTTAATGGGTTTGGCGGCCATTACCGCTTCCGGTCTGTCAGCACAGAAGTCTGACGGTTCTTTAAAAAAAGCATTTCAGGATAAATTCTATATAGGAACGGCGATGAGTCTTCCTCAGATTGACGGGACAGATCAGAAAGCAGCAGCCATTATCAGAAAACAGTTCAGCTCCATTGTTGCGGAAAACTGTATGAAATCTATGTTTTTGCAGCCTCAGGAAGGAAAGTTCTTCTTTGATGACGCTGATAGATTTGTTGATTTTGGACGAAAAAACAAGATGTTCATTATCGGGCATACACTGGTTTGGCACTCACAGCTGCCACCATGGTTTTTTGTAGACAGTAATGGAAAAGACGTTTCTCCGGAAGTATTGAAACAGCGCATGAAAAATCACATTACAACCGTAGTTTCCCGGTACAAAGGAAAAGTAAAAGGATGGGATGTGGTAAACGAAGCGATTCTTGAGGACGGATCTTATAGAAAAAGTAAATTTTATGAAATCCTGGGCGAAGATTTTATTACTCTGGCATTTCAGTATGCGCAGGAAGCCGATCCCGATGCAGAACTATATTACAACGATTATAATGAATGGTATCCTGAAAAGGTAAAAGCAGTTATTAAAATGGTTGAAAAACTTAAATCAAAAGGTATCCGTATTGATGGGGTAGGAATGCAGTCCCATGTCGGGATGGATAACCCTTCTATGGATGAATATGAAAAAGCAATGGTAGATTATTCCAATGCGGGTGTTAAAGTCAATATTACAGAGATGGAAATAAGTGCGTTGCCTTCTCCCTGGGGAAGCTCTGCCAATGTTTCAGATACTGTTGCCTACCAGAAAGAAATGAATCCTTACACAAAAGGCCTGCCTCCGGATGTAGAAACGAAATGGGAAAAACGGTATCTCGATTTCTTCGGCCTGTTTTTGAAACACAAGGATAAAATAAGAAGAGTAACCTTGTGGGGTGTTACCGATAAGCAGTCCTGGAAAAATGATTTCCCGGTGAAAGGAAGAACAGATTACCCGTTACTTTTTGACAGAAAAGACCAGGAAAAACCTGTAGTGCAGAAAATAATAAAACTTGCAGAGCGCAATTAA
- a CDS encoding alpha-glucuronidase, with the protein MQHLKPYIFFFLMVPLLIFAEDGSQLWLRFPAKQGISADKIMSKGNSPTLNIAKRELTGHWQGQTVELRTENKEKNLKDGYRIVSTPEKIVISAHQEIGLLYGVYHILRLQQTKADLNHLNTTEKPSYDVRILDHWDNLDGSIERGYAGKSLWKWEDLPGRISPRYEEYARANASVGINSVVLNNVNASPNMLREDYLKKVKVLADIFRPYGIKVYLSVNFSSPKVLGGLQNSDPLNQNVQKWWKDKSAEIYRLIPDFGGFLVKANSEGQPGPQDYGRTHADGANMLADALKPYKGIVMWRAFVYSPSKDDRAKQAYLEFVPLDGKFRNNVIIQIKNGPVDFQPREAFNPLFGALRKTSEMVEFQVTQEYLGFSNHLVFLAPLFKETLESDTYADGQGSTIAKITDGTLRPAKITAISAVANIGEDTNWTGHHFAQANWYAFGRLSWNHQLSSEQIAEEWIKMTFTDDQNFVNPVKEIMLSSRETAVDYMMPLGLHHIFAGGHHYGPEPWGDYKGGRPDWSPVYYHQADAQGLGFNRTKTGSNAVSQYFPPLNERYGNLATCPENLILWFHHVPWDYTMKDGKTLWDELCYTYDSGVKKVRDYQKTWDRMEPYIDEKRFADVQSKLRIQSRDAVWWKDACLLYFQTFSKKPVPYDIERPVHELEDLKKIKLDMAHHN; encoded by the coding sequence ATGCAACATCTGAAACCCTATATTTTCTTTTTTCTGATGGTTCCGCTGCTGATCTTTGCGGAAGACGGAAGCCAGCTGTGGCTTCGGTTTCCTGCCAAGCAAGGGATATCAGCAGATAAAATCATGTCCAAAGGAAACAGTCCCACACTGAACATTGCCAAAAGAGAGTTAACTGGCCACTGGCAGGGGCAGACGGTGGAACTTCGTACAGAAAACAAAGAGAAAAACCTGAAAGACGGCTACAGAATTGTTTCTACACCTGAAAAAATTGTTATCTCTGCACATCAGGAAATAGGATTATTATATGGAGTCTATCATATTTTGCGGTTACAGCAGACAAAAGCTGATCTGAACCATCTGAACACTACAGAAAAACCATCCTATGATGTGAGGATTTTGGACCATTGGGATAACCTGGATGGGAGTATTGAAAGAGGCTATGCAGGAAAATCTCTTTGGAAATGGGAAGACCTGCCGGGCAGAATTTCCCCGCGTTACGAAGAATATGCCAGAGCCAATGCTTCTGTAGGAATTAATTCCGTTGTTCTGAATAACGTCAATGCCTCTCCCAATATGCTTAGGGAAGACTATCTGAAAAAGGTAAAGGTGCTGGCTGATATTTTCAGACCTTACGGCATAAAAGTATATCTTTCGGTGAATTTTTCTTCGCCTAAAGTTCTGGGCGGATTACAAAATTCAGATCCGTTGAATCAAAATGTACAAAAATGGTGGAAAGATAAATCGGCTGAAATTTACAGGCTGATTCCTGATTTCGGAGGATTTCTGGTGAAAGCCAACTCTGAAGGGCAGCCCGGACCTCAGGATTATGGAAGAACCCATGCAGATGGAGCCAACATGCTGGCTGATGCACTGAAACCTTACAAGGGTATCGTAATGTGGAGAGCATTTGTCTACAGCCCAAGTAAAGATGACAGAGCAAAACAGGCCTACCTGGAATTTGTTCCTTTGGATGGTAAATTCAGGAATAACGTCATCATCCAGATCAAAAACGGACCGGTTGATTTTCAGCCGCGTGAAGCATTTAACCCGCTTTTCGGTGCTTTGAGAAAAACTTCTGAAATGGTTGAATTTCAGGTCACACAGGAATATCTGGGCTTTTCCAATCATCTTGTATTCTTGGCACCTTTATTCAAAGAAACCCTGGAAAGCGATACCTATGCTGACGGACAGGGATCTACCATTGCAAAAATTACAGACGGCACTTTAAGACCCGCTAAAATTACAGCGATTTCTGCTGTTGCCAATATCGGTGAAGATACCAACTGGACCGGCCATCATTTTGCCCAGGCCAACTGGTATGCCTTTGGAAGGCTTTCCTGGAACCATCAGCTCAGTTCGGAGCAGATAGCAGAGGAATGGATCAAAATGACATTTACTGATGATCAGAACTTTGTGAACCCCGTAAAGGAAATAATGCTTTCGTCCAGAGAAACTGCTGTGGATTATATGATGCCTTTGGGGCTTCATCATATTTTTGCCGGAGGGCATCATTATGGTCCTGAACCATGGGGAGATTATAAAGGCGGAAGGCCGGACTGGTCTCCTGTATATTACCATCAGGCGGATGCTCAGGGATTGGGTTTTAACAGAACAAAAACAGGAAGCAATGCTGTTTCACAGTATTTCCCGCCATTGAATGAAAGGTACGGGAATCTCGCAACCTGTCCGGAAAATCTGATCCTTTGGTTTCATCATGTTCCGTGGGATTATACCATGAAAGACGGGAAAACACTTTGGGATGAGCTCTGTTATACCTACGATTCCGGAGTGAAAAAGGTGAGGGACTATCAGAAAACATGGGATAGAATGGAACCTTATATAGATGAAAAGAGGTTTGCTGACGTTCAGTCAAAACTCAGAATTCAGTCCAGGGATGCCGTATGGTGGAAAGACGCCTGCCTGCTGTATTTTCAGACTTTCTCAAAAAAGCCGGTTCCTTATGACATTGAACGGCCTGTTCATGAACTGGAAGATCTGAAAAAGATTAAACTTGATATGGCACATCACAACTAA
- a CDS encoding sialate O-acetylesterase — translation MKNRTLYLLFFFAVFCSFQAKVRLPALVSDGMILQRNQDLKIWGYADAGEKITVKLINKTYTTTADQNGNWMVTLPKLNAGGPYRMTINEITLKDILVGDVWVASGQSNMELPMRRLKPLYENEIKNANNQNIRFFTVPQKYNFKTPQDDLDGGKWESTNPQTILNFSGVAYFFAKQLNEKNKVPVGIIHASLGGSPVQAWMDEKSLQKYPEYLSEAEKWKNDDLIKSTESEEQSLSKAWYAELDQSDIGLNQHWEKESDVSGWKTMLVPGSWEDQEGSFDGSVWLRKEIILPKGTDQKTAFLNLGRIKDADVTYINGIKVGNVTYEYPPRWYEIPKGVLKEGKNTITVRVINGSGKGQFIADKPYYLEIDGQKTDLKGEWKYKTGAKMERMAPGQTFIRWKPVGLYNAMINPLIHYKIKGFIWYQGESNTGKPKEYGDLLSTMISDWRSKWNKNDLPFLIVQLANFMEKKDEPLDSGWAELREQQRQVSLHVPFTGLAVAIDLGEWNDIHPLNKKTVGDRLALQAQKIGEGKKIIADGPVYQSMKKEGNTIILSFRPGTDDLVQGGLKGFAIKQKDGRYQWAKAKTKGNKVIVWNDQITDPVHVRYDWADNPDGNLKNTSGLPASPFTTEKK, via the coding sequence ATGAAAAACAGAACCTTATACCTATTATTTTTTTTCGCAGTATTTTGTAGTTTTCAAGCAAAAGTAAGACTTCCTGCCTTGGTTTCTGACGGAATGATTCTTCAGAGAAACCAGGATCTGAAAATCTGGGGATATGCAGATGCCGGAGAAAAGATAACCGTTAAGCTTATTAATAAAACCTATACAACCACAGCTGACCAGAACGGGAATTGGATGGTAACGCTTCCAAAACTGAATGCCGGTGGCCCCTATAGGATGACCATTAATGAAATCACACTTAAAGATATCTTGGTTGGGGATGTTTGGGTAGCGTCAGGGCAGTCTAATATGGAACTTCCGATGCGCAGGCTGAAACCTCTGTATGAAAATGAAATTAAAAACGCGAACAATCAGAATATAAGATTCTTTACGGTTCCGCAGAAATACAACTTTAAAACTCCACAAGATGATCTTGACGGAGGAAAGTGGGAAAGTACAAACCCTCAGACCATTCTTAATTTTTCGGGGGTAGCGTATTTCTTTGCCAAACAACTCAACGAGAAAAATAAGGTTCCCGTAGGAATTATTCATGCAAGTCTGGGAGGATCACCCGTTCAGGCATGGATGGATGAGAAATCTTTACAAAAATACCCGGAATACCTTTCCGAAGCAGAAAAATGGAAAAATGATGACCTGATAAAATCTACAGAATCAGAGGAACAGTCCTTAAGTAAAGCCTGGTATGCAGAGCTTGATCAAAGTGATATCGGGCTGAATCAGCATTGGGAAAAAGAAAGTGACGTTTCAGGATGGAAAACGATGCTGGTACCGGGATCATGGGAGGATCAGGAAGGTTCTTTTGACGGTTCAGTATGGCTGCGTAAAGAAATCATCCTGCCCAAAGGCACAGATCAGAAAACGGCATTCCTAAATCTGGGAAGGATAAAAGACGCTGATGTCACGTATATTAACGGAATTAAAGTAGGAAATGTCACCTATGAATATCCTCCGCGATGGTATGAAATTCCAAAAGGTGTTTTAAAAGAAGGAAAAAATACCATTACGGTAAGGGTCATCAATGGCAGCGGAAAAGGACAGTTTATTGCTGATAAACCATATTATCTTGAAATAGACGGCCAAAAAACAGACCTTAAGGGTGAATGGAAATATAAAACAGGAGCCAAAATGGAAAGAATGGCTCCGGGCCAGACATTTATCCGCTGGAAGCCGGTAGGTCTTTATAATGCTATGATTAACCCGCTGATCCACTATAAGATTAAAGGATTCATCTGGTATCAGGGCGAAAGCAATACCGGAAAACCTAAAGAATATGGAGATTTGCTGTCAACCATGATCTCAGACTGGCGCTCAAAATGGAATAAAAATGATCTGCCCTTCCTGATTGTGCAGCTGGCGAATTTCATGGAAAAAAAAGATGAGCCTCTGGACAGCGGCTGGGCTGAGCTGAGAGAGCAGCAGAGACAGGTTTCTCTTCACGTTCCTTTTACAGGGCTTGCAGTGGCTATTGATCTGGGAGAATGGAACGATATTCATCCGCTCAATAAAAAAACAGTAGGTGACAGGCTGGCTTTACAGGCTCAGAAAATCGGAGAGGGGAAAAAAATTATTGCTGACGGCCCCGTTTATCAATCAATGAAAAAAGAAGGAAATACCATAATCCTATCTTTCAGACCCGGTACAGATGATTTGGTGCAGGGCGGTCTGAAAGGTTTCGCCATTAAGCAGAAAGACGGCAGGTATCAGTGGGCAAAAGCAAAAACAAAAGGAAATAAAGTCATCGTTTGGAATGATCAGATAACTGACCCTGTACATGTGCGCTACGATTGGGCAGATAACCCTGACGGCAATCTTAAAAATACGAGTGGTCTTCCGGCTTCACCGTTTACAACTGAAAAAAAATAA
- a CDS encoding AraC family transcriptional regulator, translating to MKHANPSFEAVRPTIGSSFTSLKFLTNENIKSHVWHYHPEIELIFVCKGSGKRQIGSSISYFSDGDLVLIGSNLPHCGLTNENTHNEYEMVIQFKPDFLGEPVWSIPEMQRIAALLEKSKAGIVFGEQVKKKIGKEIVEMHEASSLDRLCKFLKILDELSVTQDYRTLNAGKYYLQTQVEDNERINLIFNYVKDHFKESITLEEVADLANMKVPSFCRYFKKITNKTFTRFVNEYRITHALKLLAEQPLSITEVCFESGFNNFSYFNKTFKEYIQKSPSQYRKEFNYFIQ from the coding sequence ATGAAGCATGCCAATCCGTCTTTCGAGGCCGTAAGGCCAACAATTGGAAGTAGTTTTACCAGTCTTAAGTTTCTTACCAATGAAAATATAAAATCTCACGTATGGCACTATCATCCTGAAATTGAACTGATTTTTGTCTGCAAAGGTTCAGGAAAGAGGCAGATCGGGAGCAGTATCTCTTATTTTTCAGACGGAGACCTTGTTCTGATAGGGAGTAATCTTCCGCATTGCGGGCTTACCAATGAGAACACCCATAATGAGTATGAAATGGTAATTCAGTTTAAACCGGACTTTTTAGGAGAGCCTGTATGGAGTATTCCGGAAATGCAGAGAATTGCTGCTTTACTGGAAAAGTCCAAGGCAGGAATTGTCTTTGGTGAACAGGTGAAAAAGAAGATAGGAAAAGAAATTGTAGAGATGCACGAGGCTTCTTCTCTGGACAGGCTTTGTAAGTTCCTGAAAATATTGGATGAGCTGTCGGTTACTCAGGATTACAGGACTCTGAATGCGGGTAAATATTATCTGCAGACACAGGTTGAAGATAATGAAAGAATTAATCTGATCTTTAATTATGTTAAGGATCATTTTAAAGAATCTATTACCCTGGAGGAAGTGGCTGATCTTGCCAATATGAAAGTACCTTCTTTCTGCCGCTATTTCAAGAAAATTACCAATAAAACATTTACGCGCTTTGTAAACGAGTACAGGATTACCCATGCACTGAAACTGCTGGCAGAACAGCCCTTAAGCATTACAGAAGTCTGTTTTGAGTCAGGATTCAATAATTTCAGCTATTTTAACAAAACTTTTAAAGAATATATCCAAAAAAGTCCTTCCCAATACAGGAAAGAATTTAATTACTTCATCCAGTAG
- a CDS encoding MFS transporter, with product MDNQPQKISVIEKMGYSLGDLAANLVFQTLVTYLTYFYTDIYGLKAEDASLITLTVGLIAGFGFNPLIGALADRTSSRWGKFRPWILFTAVPLGIAALLAFSTPHFSYQGKMIYAAVTYSLLLLLYASNNLPYAALSGVITGDMGERNSISSYRFVAVMFAQFFVQVFMLPIILYVGQGDKAQGIETVMTWLAVIGSIMLLITFFTTKERIIPKPEQKSSLKEDLKDLFQNRPWIIMLTVTAFIFITLAMKGGSYVYYFNNYVDENALRSFISPITAFFNSAGMNFFGEDPKSAGFGLFNAGGIVMMIVGITFSKKLADRFGKRDTFIASLFISTLFILAFILYPPKAVGIMFLSQIVHGFFYGISTPLLWAMIADVADYSEWKNNRRATAIIFSAMMVGLKVGLSIGSSLVALIIGKYGYISVHGNEQVIQPETVAAGAKMLVSIFPSIPFFIACGLLLFYKINKKMEVQIEKDLAERRK from the coding sequence ATGGATAATCAGCCACAAAAAATATCGGTAATCGAGAAAATGGGGTACAGCCTGGGAGATCTGGCGGCAAACCTGGTTTTTCAGACTTTAGTGACCTATCTGACCTATTTTTATACCGATATCTACGGACTCAAAGCGGAGGATGCCTCTTTAATTACACTTACTGTAGGTTTAATTGCCGGGTTCGGTTTCAATCCGCTTATCGGGGCGCTGGCAGACCGTACAAGCTCACGATGGGGAAAATTTCGTCCATGGATTTTATTTACTGCCGTACCGCTTGGTATTGCAGCGCTGCTAGCCTTCAGTACCCCTCATTTTTCATATCAGGGTAAAATGATCTATGCAGCAGTTACCTATTCATTATTACTTTTACTGTACGCATCCAATAACCTGCCTTATGCTGCTTTAAGCGGTGTTATTACAGGAGATATGGGAGAACGGAACAGTATTTCTTCCTACCGTTTTGTAGCGGTAATGTTTGCACAGTTCTTTGTGCAGGTGTTCATGCTTCCTATTATTTTATATGTAGGGCAGGGAGATAAAGCACAGGGAATTGAAACCGTAATGACATGGCTGGCAGTGATCGGATCCATCATGCTTTTGATTACTTTTTTTACGACCAAAGAAAGAATTATTCCCAAACCGGAGCAGAAATCTAGTCTGAAAGAGGATTTAAAGGATTTATTCCAGAACAGGCCATGGATTATTATGCTGACCGTGACTGCATTCATATTTATCACACTGGCAATGAAAGGCGGATCTTATGTATATTATTTTAATAATTATGTAGACGAAAATGCCCTTAGGAGTTTTATTTCACCCATTACAGCATTTTTCAATTCTGCAGGAATGAATTTCTTTGGCGAAGATCCAAAGTCTGCGGGATTCGGATTGTTTAATGCAGGAGGAATTGTGATGATGATCGTAGGAATTACCTTTTCTAAAAAGCTGGCAGACAGATTTGGAAAACGCGATACCTTTATTGCATCATTATTCATTTCTACACTATTTATTCTCGCCTTTATACTGTATCCTCCGAAAGCAGTCGGGATCATGTTTCTGTCACAGATTGTACACGGATTTTTTTACGGAATCAGTACACCGCTTTTGTGGGCTATGATTGCCGATGTTGCCGACTATTCGGAATGGAAAAACAACCGCAGGGCAACCGCAATTATTTTCTCTGCCATGATGGTAGGCCTTAAAGTGGGTCTCAGCATAGGAAGCTCTTTAGTAGCCCTGATCATAGGAAAATACGGATATATCTCAGTGCATGGGAACGAGCAGGTGATTCAGCCTGAAACCGTGGCAGCCGGTGCCAAAATGCTGGTAAGTATATTTCCGTCTATCCCGTTTTTTATTGCCTGCGGACTGCTATTATTTTATAAAATCAACAAAAAAATGGAAGTTCAGATTGAGAAAGATCTGGCAGAAAGAAGAAAATAA